From the Nostoc sp. PCC 7107 genome, the window TCGGGTGGTAGATTTTGGCAGATATCCACAAACTCTGGGGTGAGAAACTCTGGCGGTGCTTTGTCATAAATGTAGTAACCCGTGTAGGTTTCCACATCAATGGTGTCACCAGAATCAATCGTCAGTGCTGGTGTTAATAAATGGGAGAAACCACCAAGATGCACTGTTTCTTTGGTAGCTTTTAAAATATGGTGCGTCATTACCGCGATTCTGTGCAAGATTATTGCTTAGAATAGCGGATTAGCTGTTGTAAATCTTGATGTAGTATCGAGATACCTGAACTTTTGAGAGCAGTCGGATATATCGACAGCGTAAGACAAAATTTCTCATAATGCGCGGATGGGTAGGTGTAGAAAATCGCCTTTGCTCAACAATGGCTGGATTCCTTTAATGACAAGCTTTTACAGAAAAATTTAATTAAAATCATCCGCGCACGTTACACAGTAAGCATTTCAGCTATTTAACAAAAATCAATTGACATTTCATCGTGTTAAAATTAACCCATCCGCGAAACCGTACCTTGAAAACTAAATATAGTCAGCTTTTCCGGCTCCCGCCAATTGCAATTCAAACTAATCCCTATTAGGGATTGAAACCTTTTTTACCGTTGTACTCAGTTGTGTGAACTGCAAAAATTGCAATTCAAACTAATCCCTATTAGGGATTGAAACATCAAATCAGTTAAAGACCCTTACTGGGATGAAAAATTGCAATTCAAACTAATCCCTATTAGGGATTGAAACTCCAGTTCGACAAGTCGGGAACTCGTGCGGGTAGTCGGTCAAATTGCAATTCAAACTAATCCCTATTAGGGATTGAAACTCCAAGTTCAGGAAGCGTGGAAGGGCAAATTCCCGTTTAATTGCAATTCAAACTAATCCCTATTAGGGATTGAAACTGGCCGTCCTTCAAAATATGGTGAGCCTTCAAAAATTGCAATTCAAACTAATCCCTATTAGGGATTGAAACGTAGTCGCCTGATTGGGGGCGGATTGCCGGATAAAATTGCAATTCAAACTAATCCCTATTAGGGATTGAAACGAACCTACCCAGAGTCAGCGTAGGTTACTAGGCTAATTGCAATTCAAACTAATCCCTATTAGGGATTGAAACGATTTTGATTTCCACGAAGCCTGATTACGATTTTCAAAATTTCCGGCGACTGAAAATTGCAATTCAAACTAATCCCTATTAGGGATTGAAACGATTTTGATTTCCACGAAGCGTTGTTTATCGCAATTGCAATTCAAACTAATCCCTATTAGGGATTGAAACAAGAAGCGCTCGACGTGATGAGGTAGTAGACAAAATTGCAATTCAAACTAATCCCTATTAGGGATTGAAACAGCGCAATCGAAAAACTCTATTAAGGTGTAATAATTGCAATTCAAACTAATCCCTATTAGGGATTGAAACTTGCTGCCTGGATTTGTCACGAGAAGTTTTAGCAAATTGCAATTCAAACTAATCCCTATTAGGGATTGAAACAGAAGTAATCCGCCGTGGTCGAGGTTTAAAGCTTCAAATTGCAATTCAAACTAATCCCTATTAGGGATTGAAACCTTTGATGCCTTGGCTATTGGCACTCAAGCGGTGAAAAATTGCAATTCAAACTAATCCCTATTAGGGATTGAAACGACACTAAAGTTGCCAACAATAAAGAGTTTATCAATTGCAATTCAAACTAATCCCTATTAGGGATTGAAACACTTCACACTGCCACCCATGTTTTTTTGTTGTGCCATAGAATTGCAATTCAAACTAATCCCTATTAGGGATTGAAACACTATCGACTATTTCATACATTAAATAATTTTTGAAATTGCAATTCAAACTAATCCCTATTAGGGATTGAAACATTTTCTACTATTAAGCCTGAGCCTTTAACTCAAAATTGCAATTCAAACTAATCCCTATTAGGGATTGAAACAGCTTCTGGCATCACAGCTTTAAATGCTCAGATAATTGCAATTCAAACTAATCCCTATTAGGGATTGAAACATTAGCTATTTACTAATTCATTATATAGCTATAGCCAGTTTTATTAGGACGCTGCGTGCTTGAGAACGAATTCGATAGCATCACGTAAATGATCACAATTGTGTAATTGTTTGCGAATCCTACTTTTTAACCATGCCCAACACTTCTCAATACGATTAAGGTCTGGTGAATAGGGAGGTAAATAAACAAGTTCACAGCCTGCATCATGTATGAGTTGGGCAATTCGACCACCATGATGAAACGTCGCATTATCCACAATTACCCACTCACCGGGACGCAAAACCGGAATCAAACATGTTTCTAGCCAGGTTTCAAACACTGTGCGGTTACACGCCCCCTCGACTGTAAATGGGGCAATCAATTGATTATCCCGATACCCAGCAATCATGTTAATGCGTCCCTGTCGCCGACCGGATTTGAGGTCGTAAAATCGTTCCCCTGTTGGTGAGTACCCATAGCCGTAGTTATCTCGTTCATCCATTCCCGATTCA encodes:
- a CDS encoding IS630 family transposase (programmed frameshift) gives rise to the protein MAKPYSDDFRQKVMQAIELDGLKKSEASQLFNISRNTINLWCQRKAQTGDIKVKSRQECQRGGKIDDWEKFRAFVKANGDKTQVQMVELWEGEISQRTISRALQKIGHTRKKTYGYCQRDEAKRATFLAQLKNPKAPHLVYVDESGMDERDNYGYGYSPTGERFYDLKSGRRQGRINMIAGYRDNQLIAPFTVEGACNRTVFETWLETCLIPVLRPGEWVIVDNATFHHGGRIAQLIHDAGCELVYLPPYSPDLNRIEKCWAWLKSRIRKQLHNCDHLRDAIEFVLKHAAS